The genomic interval CGCGTCGCACATCACGTCGGTTCGGCCGGCTCGCGCATCGTCCATTCGTGCGGCAGCGCCGCGAACCACATCACGTCGATGCGCTCGCCCTGCCACACGCTGTGTGCGCGCATCGTTCCCTCGTGCACGAACCCCGCTCGGCGGGCCACCGCAGCTGACGCTTCATTGTCCGCCTCGACCGTCAGGAAGGCGCGAGCTGCGCCGAGCTTGAACAACCACCGTGTGAGCAGAACCACCGTCCGCGTCGCATACCCGCGCCCTCGCGCGCTCGGCCCGATCCAGTAGCCGAACTGCGCTACGTCTCCCATCGACCAATCATCGACGCCGCAGCAGCCGACCAGGCCACCAGAGGCTGCGTCCGTGATCGCGAATGCAACACCAGATGGTGGCTCCGCCGCGCTGAACGCCCGCCACCTCGACGCGAACTCGTCGATGATCGCTTCAGCGTCCTCGATCGAGAGCGGCGGAGCCGGCCGCCCGAGTCGATCGTGGGCCCCGTTGTAGCGTCGGATCGCTGGATCGGCGAATGCTTCCGCCATGAACCCGGCGTCAGCTCTCGACCACGGCCGGAGAGTGACCACACCATCCGAGAGCGACACCACCGGAATGTCGGCATCCGCTGGACGCACGTCTATCGGCTCCCTTGGTTCCGGTTACCCTGCACATGTCGCACCCTACGGACTGAAGCGAACCGACCGCAGCTCAAATACCGGTCACTGCTCGCCTGCCGCCTCTGCACCGGCGAGGGCAGATGTCCGACGTCCCACCCTTCTGCGGCGGCTGCGAGGTCGGGTAGCGGCTTGCGGCCGATGTGGACGGTGACGTTGACCGGGGCATCGGTGGTCGGGAACACGCACCCTGGCTTGACGTTGCCGTAGCCGTTGTCGCACTGGCTCCATGTGGTTCCTCAGGCGCGGAGGGCTCGCGTTGTGGGGTCAGCGTACGTCGATGTAGGGGACCTCGATGGCGTTGTTTCCGTAGCCGAGTCGGTTCCAGGGCGGGACGTCGGGTTGCGTGTTGGCTGCCGCGTCGGTCGCTCTGGCACGGAGGGTGTGCCTGCCCACGTCGGTTGCCTCCCAGTCGAACGACCAGTCCTGCCATTCGTAGGGGCCTTGGGGTGGCTCCAGTCGCGCCGGGTACCAATCGCCTTCGCCGGTGAGACTGATATCGACTCGCGTCACCGGTCCGGTTCCCGACCATGCTTTGCCGCGCACCGTGTACACGCCGGCGGTGATGGTCGACGCGGGCGCGGGATCGGTGATTCGCGCTCGCACGCGCATGAGGCTGACGGCCTCGTGTGGTCGGTCGGCCCACTCGTAGATGTAGTGGCCGGTCTGGAACTCGCCGGTGTACGGCTCGGTCAGGACGTCAATTCGCTTGAGCCATTTCACGGACGCGACGGCGTACCAGTGGGGCACGATGAGCCGGAACGGCGCTCCGTGGTCCCGACCCAGCGGCTCGCCATTCATCTCGTAGGCGACCAGGACTTCGGCTGCCGGATCTGCTGCGTGGGACAGTGGCAGTGCGCGCGCGAAGGTCAGGTCGACCTTGCTGGTCGATGCGAGGATCGGCCGGAGGTGGTAAGCGCCGTGGTCGGCGCCTTCGAACCGGACGTCGACGCCGTCTGCTGCCGGATGCGCCTGCCGCAGCACGTCGTGGAGGAAGGCGCCGGTCCATCGGGCGGTTGAGACCGCGTAGTCTCCCCATGGTTCGCCGGTCGGCAAGGGTCGCATGTCGATTCGCCCGTTTCCTGCGCATTCGAGCGTGACCGTCCGCTCGACCGCCGGCAGGGCGCGGAGGTCGTCGAGCGTGAGGGTGATCGGGTTCTCGACCGCACCGCCGACCTCGAGCGTGCCGTCGTGTGTCGGCACCGCGAAGTTGCTGCGGACATAGTGGAGCTGGGTGGGAGTGATCTGACCGGCGAGTGCCTCGGGCGGTGCCTCTGCATTGAAGGGAGCGGGGTGGATCATCCGAAGTGCGGCGCGCGCTCGTTCGAGATCGTCTGCCACAGTCATGTTCAGCCTCCTGATCGACGTGCGATGACGTGCGATGCTGCACATCAGTAGTCGGGATCCTGGAAGGTCGGCTCTCGGCGTTCGTTGAAGGCGCCGATTCCCTCCACGCGGTCGGGATGGACGGCCGAGCGCCAGTGGGCCTCCATCATGATGGCGATCGCCTGCTCGGTCGGCTGCCCTTGGCCCAGCTGAACGGCACGCTTGACTGCCTGCACGGCTGTCGGCGAGTTGCTTGCGATCTTCTCCGCGATCCGGTGTGCCTCGTCGATGAGCTCGGCCTGCGCGTAGATCTCGTTGACCATGCCCAGCCGGTGCGCCTCCCGGGCAGTGACCGGATCGCCCGTCATCAGCATCTGCAGGGCCTTCCCCGGCGGGAGCAACCTGGGCAGGAACACCGGCG from Kribbella sp. NBC_00709 carries:
- a CDS encoding GNAT family N-acetyltransferase, yielding MRPADADIPVVSLSDGVVTLRPWSRADAGFMAEAFADPAIRRYNGAHDRLGRPAPPLSIEDAEAIIDEFASRWRAFSAAEPPSGVAFAITDAASGGLVGCCGVDDWSMGDVAQFGYWIGPSARGRGYATRTVVLLTRWLFKLGAARAFLTVEADNEASAAVARRAGFVHEGTMRAHSVWQGERIDVMWFAALPHEWTMREPAEPT
- a CDS encoding sulfite oxidase, with amino-acid sequence MTVADDLERARAALRMIHPAPFNAEAPPEALAGQITPTQLHYVRSNFAVPTHDGTLEVGGAVENPITLTLDDLRALPAVERTVTLECAGNGRIDMRPLPTGEPWGDYAVSTARWTGAFLHDVLRQAHPAADGVDVRFEGADHGAYHLRPILASTSKVDLTFARALPLSHAADPAAEVLVAYEMNGEPLGRDHGAPFRLIVPHWYAVASVKWLKRIDVLTEPYTGEFQTGHYIYEWADRPHEAVSLMRVRARITDPAPASTITAGVYTVRGKAWSGTGPVTRVDISLTGEGDWYPARLEPPQGPYEWQDWSFDWEATDVGRHTLRARATDAAANTQPDVPPWNRLGYGNNAIEVPYIDVR